TCTTATTATACTTCCCGTGATTTTTCGCCTACAGATGCTTTTTTTTATTATTTGCTTGCGGTAGAGGCTTTACCGAACATGGATTTATCAACACTCCAGCCAACATGGGAATTATTGCTCGCAGGACCTGCTAATCCAATTCCCGATGATATTATGAACACTTTTGCTAATTTTCAAGAAAGTTTTCAAACCTGGCGTTCCGGTGTTACTTATGAACGAGGAATTATCCCTTCTTCAACAATTCTCGGAGAATCTCCTTTCCCGATAGAATCTTTTCAGAACTTTTTTGAACTATTTACAATGAACATACTCTTAAATAGCCGACAACCTTCTGAAAACTTAATTTCAGATATTAACGGTCTTCTGCAATTTGCCGAATCTATTCAGAAACAAGTCTATGGGAAACTTATACACCTTCCCCTCTTTGCTATTGAGAGCACCGGAATTGCTCTACGCGAATTTGCCCGAATGCACCTTTTCACACCCCAACAATTTCGTGAAGGAATGTCCATTATAGAACGGGCAGAAAAGATTACTCGTGACACATACACAGTAAAATATAACGAATACCGCCAAATTGCTATCTGGGCTCAAACAGAGTTCCCTACAATTCCTGTATTAAAACAAGGTCTGCTAAATTTCTTACAGGAAGCAAAAGAAAAGGAATGGTTGGATAAAATATCGGAGGCAGAAATTCAATCAAAGTGGAATGAATTCTTAAAATTACCTGATGAAACAAACCCTTCCGATACGAATACATCTCCTCTGGAAGATTTGAGAAAAATTATCTATCCACCAAGCACAGAACAAGAACAACACAAGAGACATGTGCAAACAACACTCTTTATGTCCCGTCTGTTTCTGGCTATTGAATGGTATGCTCTGGATAATGCTTCCTATCCTCCTTCATTGGAATACTTGATACCTACTTATCTTTCGGATATTCCATCGGATAAATTATCTGAACTATCCATACAATATTCTTTTGATGGAACTTTATATCAAATACATACTTATGAAGGTATGTCTGCATTTATCCCCTGGCACGGGAACTTTGAATATTGAAATCGTGTTATTCTTGAATTTATAATATCCCCAATATCTGATGATTTTTTCATCTGGGGATATTTATTTAATACAATGTAATTAAAATTATGATATAGTTATATAAAACTTTTACAACTATGAGTATAGAGCTTGTTTTAATTATCGTTTTTTTGGCGGGGTTAGGTTTAGTTATTGGATTGTGGCTCTGGCTATGGCGAAAACTTGCCAATGTTAGTATACCTACAACCAATAGTTCGATTACTGAGCCATCCGGTATAAAAAAAGAAGATATTCCAAAAGCAAACGGAGAGATTGAAAAGACAAAATTGGTTGTGCATGGTCTATTGAAGAATTTAGAAACACATGTTCAAAATCTGCTTGATGATGCAATGAGGTATGGAAACAATTTAGATGAACATGCAAGCCAGTTGAGGAAAGCGGAAACATTGGCGACCATCCAACAGGTAGAACGGCTTTTGCTTCAGGAAGTCGAAACAATGAAGAATTCTACCAGCCGTTACCAGCAGCAACTTGATGATGCTCAAAACAAATTGAAGGAACAGGAACAAATTTTAGAAAAGTTATCCCGTGATGCAAATACAGATTTCCTGACACAGGTTAATAATCGGGCTGCATTTGATAAAAGATTAAATGAAGAGTTTGCCCGTTATAAAAGATATGGACATATATTTTCCATTATTCTTATGGATTTAGACCATTTCAAGGATGTAAACGATACTTATGGACATCTTGCAGGAGACCGTGTTCTTCGTGCGGTCGCTTCTCTGTTAAATGAAGAAAAACGGGCTTCTGATTTTCTTGCACGATACGGAGGCGAAGAATTTGCTTTAATACTTCCGGGTATTGATGCTAATTCTGCATTAGTGGTTGCAGATAAACTACGGAAAAGGGTAGAAACAACAACTTTTCGATATGAAAACTATTCTATCCATACTTCTCTCAGTGCAGGGATAACGACGGTATCGCCTGAAGACCAAACGCCGACGGATGTGCTTAAACGCGCCGATGATGCCACTTACGAAGCGAAAAATAAGGGTAGAAATCAGGTAATAGTAAAGTGAGAGGTTTCTGTTGAGGGTATTTTTTATCTGTCAAGTCAGGTATAAAATCAACAAATGAACATCCTTCCCTCAGTTTATTATAATAATGTCCTGATAGCCTATCTTCCCCTAATTTTAATTTTTCAGGAGTTCTTTATATGTTCATTGACCTTCGTAGTGATACCGTAACGAAACCATCTCCCGGCATGCGAGAGGCTATGGCCAAAGCAGAGGTGGGCGATGATGTTTACGGTGAAGACCCAACCGTTATCGAATTAGAACAATATTCAGCAGAACTTTTAGGAAAAGAAGCCGGTTTATTTAATCCCAGTGGAACTATGTCCAACCTGATTGCTTTTTTGACATTAACCAACCCCGGTGATGCTGTAATTCTTGCAGAACAGGCTCATACCATTCACTATGAAGTAGGTGGGATAACGCGTATTGCGAATATATTACCTTTGACTGTTCCAGGCACACTTGGAAAAATTTCTGAAGAGGATATTCGTGCTCGCCATAATTCAGGCAAAGATATACATCGTGCCCCGACAACTTTAGTATCCATTGAAAATACGGTAAATCGGGGAGGTGGTGCTTATTATGATTATGAAGAAGTGTCTCGTATCGGTAAAATATGTCACCAACTGGGTATGAAATTGCATTGTGACGGAGCACGGATATTTAACGCTGCTATAGCCTGCAATATTGAAGCCCGATACCTTGCCGAACCCTGTGATTTAATAAACTTCTGTCTGTCCAAAGGGCTGGGTGCTCCTGCAGGTTCTGTTCTTTGTGGTTCTCGGGAATTTATTCAAAAGGCTCGCAAATTCCGAAAATTATTGGGAGGAGGAATGAGACAGGCAGGAATCCTTGCAGCTGCCGGGTTATATGCATTAAAGAATCATATCGATGACCTGCAAAAGGACCACGAGCGTGCTGCCACTTTTCGTAGAGTTCTTGAAGAAAAAGGCGGGTCTTTCCCTCTACCGTCACCTACAAACATCCTTTTTATAACGGTTAAAAATGCACCTTCATTTGTCCAGACATTACGCGAAAAGAATATCCTTGTTAATGCTGTTCGTGAGGATTGTATTCGAGTTGTATTTCATCGAGATATTACAGATTCTCAATTTCAATATACCCTTGATACTTTTATAAAGTTATCCTAATATATGCACTTGTTATCCCTTATTCGTAAGATACCCATAGTCCGTGCTGTTATAGAATTGAATACAGCACCACGGAAATATCTGGCTTTTACTTCTTTTAATGTTATATCTTGGCAATGTATAGTAGGACCGGCTATGGTTCTATTTGCCCGTACTATTGGAATGCCCGCAGACCGTGTCGGTATTCTTATATCCCTATTGCCCTTTACAACACTACTCGCTGTTTTTATGGTCCCCCTTGTAACACGCATCGGACCTAAAAATTTAATGTTGTATACCTGGCTTATACGAAATCTTATTATGTTACCTATCTTTGCCATGCCATTTGTTATTGCTCAATTTGGAGATAAAGCAGGTTGGGCTTTACTAATTACACTAACATTGGGTTTCTGTTTGGCTCGGGCTTTTGGTGCAGGAGGTTGGTTACCATGGCTACACGAGGTTGTTCCTTACGAACAACGAGGGCTTTATTTCAGTGCAGAAGCAGGCACCGTCCAACTTGTAAATGTAGCCATCTTGCTTTCACAGGGTTTCTTTTTAGGAAAAAGCCCGAAAGTAGAACAATTTCTTGTTATCTATGCGGTTGGGATATTGGGAGGATTGCTAAGCCTATTCTGGATGGCTCGTGTTCCTGGAGGGAAGGGACAAAAGGCAATCATTCGATGGGAAGATTTTTACCGCCCTTATGGTCCTGTTCTCAAAGATAAAACATATCTTTTATTCCTATTTCCTGCATTTTTAGCATTAAGTGCGACTAACTGGTTTAGTTCTATTTACATCCTTTATTTGAGAGATATTTTAAAGTTATCTGAAAGGAGTATTCTTATTATAAGTTCCTCAGGTAGTCTGTTTATTATGTTAACGGCACCCGCATGGGGACGATACTCCGATAAATTTGGAAGTTCTCCTGCTATACTTCGAGCACTGCTATGTCATGCATTGTTAGTAATACCTTTTGTTGAATTTATCCCTCGATACCCGTGGGTTTATTATCTGGTTCCTATCTTAGTTGTTTTAATAACCATTTTTTCCGCTGCCTTCTGGACATCCATACATCGTGCCATGCTAAATATGGTGCCTGAAAATCAACGCATTCCCTACACAAATCTATGGACAGTTACATCGGGGCTGGCATTAGGCATTACTCCTATTGTAGCGGGTCAGGTCATTTATCATCTTTCCTGGTTCGGCTTTCAGATAAGTTTTATAATCAGTAGTATATTGTGCTTTATCTCTGCCATT
This window of the Candidatus Hydrogenedens sp. genome carries:
- a CDS encoding diguanylate cyclase; the encoded protein is MSIELVLIIVFLAGLGLVIGLWLWLWRKLANVSIPTTNSSITEPSGIKKEDIPKANGEIEKTKLVVHGLLKNLETHVQNLLDDAMRYGNNLDEHASQLRKAETLATIQQVERLLLQEVETMKNSTSRYQQQLDDAQNKLKEQEQILEKLSRDANTDFLTQVNNRAAFDKRLNEEFARYKRYGHIFSIILMDLDHFKDVNDTYGHLAGDRVLRAVASLLNEEKRASDFLARYGGEEFALILPGIDANSALVVADKLRKRVETTTFRYENYSIHTSLSAGITTVSPEDQTPTDVLKRADDATYEAKNKGRNQVIVK
- a CDS encoding GntG family PLP-dependent aldolase gives rise to the protein MFIDLRSDTVTKPSPGMREAMAKAEVGDDVYGEDPTVIELEQYSAELLGKEAGLFNPSGTMSNLIAFLTLTNPGDAVILAEQAHTIHYEVGGITRIANILPLTVPGTLGKISEEDIRARHNSGKDIHRAPTTLVSIENTVNRGGGAYYDYEEVSRIGKICHQLGMKLHCDGARIFNAAIACNIEARYLAEPCDLINFCLSKGLGAPAGSVLCGSREFIQKARKFRKLLGGGMRQAGILAAAGLYALKNHIDDLQKDHERAATFRRVLEEKGGSFPLPSPTNILFITVKNAPSFVQTLREKNILVNAVREDCIRVVFHRDITDSQFQYTLDTFIKLS
- a CDS encoding MFS transporter, producing the protein MHLLSLIRKIPIVRAVIELNTAPRKYLAFTSFNVISWQCIVGPAMVLFARTIGMPADRVGILISLLPFTTLLAVFMVPLVTRIGPKNLMLYTWLIRNLIMLPIFAMPFVIAQFGDKAGWALLITLTLGFCLARAFGAGGWLPWLHEVVPYEQRGLYFSAEAGTVQLVNVAILLSQGFFLGKSPKVEQFLVIYAVGILGGLLSLFWMARVPGGKGQKAIIRWEDFYRPYGPVLKDKTYLLFLFPAFLALSATNWFSSIYILYLRDILKLSERSILIISSSGSLFIMLTAPAWGRYSDKFGSSPAILRALLCHALLVIPFVEFIPRYPWVYYLVPILVVLITIFSAAFWTSIHRAMLNMVPENQRIPYTNLWTVTSGLALGITPIVAGQVIYHLSWFGFQISFIISSILCFISAILCYVSIKEQKDYSNPPLIEFLNPKTALTAVIEGFSISFGFSQNMTKINHEENREIPEG